One Festucalex cinctus isolate MCC-2025b chromosome 3, RoL_Fcin_1.0, whole genome shotgun sequence DNA window includes the following coding sequences:
- the ptprjb.2 gene encoding receptor-type tyrosine-protein phosphatase eta isoform X1, with translation MKTSPLIIASLWTLLQFSALVKGSHEYCNGKLCKSEETKGLTTITTTTTVTLATPSSCILSLGNISGNGSLTGLTPGAIYHVFLNCSSCCQKVTMKPCKVTNLVGNNVMTSSITVTWSKPEGKYSFYMVRWTDGQVSKSDQVNKTSKNITGLSAGTMYNINVTTLAEDRETEGDTTAVSLYTKPGIIHNLSASAKTSAISLKWIPPDGEVFIYKVMWHRGGAQSIKYTNDGFTVLLSGLVPGTSYTITIVCIAGDNQTEGEPYTFDQVTRPERPENITVEAGTDNLNIEWILLQGRADFYEVNISNADVSYSSSNKTTDLTAHFRDLYPGRVFLITVTAVAGNLSSTSNHIASATIPTPPGSLNIIQRTNTSLHLQWETPTKMAGAPNISYHITYQRPGGNMQTTSTTDNSVVLPQLVSGTLYNVTVYTVGPQNLNSSAVLISAYTLPNPVLNLVASPLNTTSINVVWSNPHGVQTYYKYLVQTLNSPGALVNEQTVSENNTDVHDLEPGTKYSIRATTLAGTGSKSAEEQTFTYTMPKAVTGLKVKDFNTTAIQLIWSRSSDYKDTYSYLLIAFQDNTMVQQWTTTSEMYTFFNLIPGTLYSFDVFTVVEGLNSTLEHISQYTSPGVVPDIVAIGTTTNMSVLWRAPMGHVDSYNVLLNKDSKSEHSKMDLSNSTMSTFFTDLKPGVLYCVVVISKSGPLESNSSTCNATFPNPPGPIRVELQTVSSINFTWDFPDDMDHNQYIFSIDCKSVTTNNWLFLKNLNSGSPYSISVTTIGVMEYKSAAVTANNYTRPYSVTMLKAADITTNAVMLAWEQPEEKPSYSYLVHVTNGSFPPSEVVSMNLSATISGLLSGSNYTFTVSTQAADGTLAAPRSNSFFTRPYSVTMLKAAEITTNAVMLVWEQPEEKPNYSYLVHVTNGSFPPSEVVSMNLSATISGLLSGSNYTFTVSTQAADGTLAAPRSHSYFTRPYSVTMLRVAEITTNAVMLVWKQPEEKPNYSYLVHVTNGSFPPSEVVSRNLSATIFGLLSGTNYTFTVSTQAADGTLAAPRSNSFFTRPYEIKNLEAHTLNSTAIQLVWMKPLQHKPEYTYRVETTGCGFQNKTVTEEVAVISELNPGTLCMFCVFVQVGDVVQGEGRCIPKYTMPDAVQLEISSQGSNMSVLVSWIIPQGNVELYSVHLNSSSTHQSQQVESSNNSSLFEGLSAGTLYSAMVISQSGPFKVSSEVVTNATFPNPPGPIEILTKSTNSIQARWTEAPLMNGTSFFYQLTSAPSEGSGYINTTNTSHNFDSLLSGTSYNISIATIGVLGFRSEVIHAYLVTTKPLHVKFLNTSAEEENITVTWFQPDEYKESYRYNLTWQSTDWPISGSFVTDQPMHTIKNLIPGSRYNFSVMSETRDGTQGAPRRISTCTDASPVRNATCEGPDNPNAEIILSWTIPRGKFHDFRITINNVEMINGTSICNQSCSKIISNLSHYTSYNIMMETLSCGQPATPLSLHCMTGITDPPIPENYETLATVNKKVHNRFTIQINSSLMVETNGPITHFGVLVTENIKESDAANLTNYLGKTYQQWIDKQSPVYLATIKKRNAQSRSEENMLSVDIGDGSEWEGYTNGALRGNRRYQYAIVLFTKVILQDKLIKMGSKVAITKFYQMVKLPQDPVVISIAVGATLGIFSILFIILIGFIVYWKRLSKKESSDIQIHSLRNAAVSVEDYEAYYKKQKADSNCGFAEEFEDLRMVGTSQSKACAQLQENKGKNRYNNVLPYDSSRVKLSIIHGVPYDDYINANYMPGYNSKKEFIAAQGPLPGTVKDFWRMIWEKNVHTLVMLTRCNEQGRIKCEQYWHSSTKHFEYIRVTTTSEIPLDDWTIRDFEIKNVKTAETRSVRQFHFTAWPDHGVPETTELLISFRHLVREHMDQYSINSPTVVHCSAGVGRTGTFIAIDRLIFQIERENVVDVYGVVHDLRMHRPLMVQTEDQYVILNQCAMDIIRSRTGTNVDLIYQNTAALSIYENVEPRKGYHKHGYHHT, from the exons AACCAGGTATCATTCATAATCTCTCTGCATCCGCAAAGACATCCGCAATATCTCTGAAATGGATACCACCTGATGGTGAGGTGTTTATATATAAGGTGATGTGGCACAGAGGAGGAGCACAGTCCATCAAATACACAAATGACGGCTTTACTGTGCTATTATCGGGCTTGGTGCCTGGAACATCATACACAATCACAATTGTTTGCATTGCTGGAGACAACCAAACAGAGGGAGAACCTTACACATTTGACCAAGTCACAA GGCCGGAGAGGCCAGAAAACATAACGGTTGAAGCAGGAACTGACAACCTCAACATTGAGTGGATCTTACTCCAAGGGAGAGCTGATTTCTATGAAGTGAACATCTCCAATGCAGATGTGTCATATTCCTCCAGCAACAAAACAACAGACCTCACAGCCCATTTTCGTGATTTGTATCCCGGAAGAGTTTTTCTCATCACAGTCACTGCTGTCGCTGGAAACTTAAGCAGCACATCCAACCATATCGCATCTGCTACCA ttcCAACACCACCTGGTTCCCTTAATATCATTCAAAGGACAAATACTTCACTTCACCTACAATGGGAGACTCCCACCAAGATGGCGGGTGCTCCCAATATCAGTTACCACATCACCTACCAAAGACCAGGTGGTAACATGCAAACCACTAGCACCACCGATAACAGCGTGGTGCTGCCACAGCTCGTTTCTGGAACATTGTACAATGTAACCGTGTACACAGTCGGACCCCAAAATCTGAATAGCTCTGCTGTCCTTATATCAGCGTACACCT tgccCAACCCCGTGTTAAACCTTGTGGCCAGCCCTTTAAATACAACCTCAATAAATGTGGTATGGTCCAACCCGCACGGAGTGCAGACATATTACAAATACTTGGTTCAAACATTGAACTCTCCAGGAGCACTTGTGAATGAACAAACAGTCAGTGAGAACAACACTGATGTACATGACCTGGAACCGGGAACGAAGTACAGCATTAGAGCCACCACATTAGCGGGAACAGGAAGTAAATCTGCAGAAGAGCAGACATTCACTTACACAA TGCCCAAGGCTGTGACTGGACTCAAAGTGAAGGACTTTAATACAACGGCCATCCAGCTAATATGGTCCCGATCAAGTGACTACAAGGACACATACAGCTATCTGCTAATTGCATTCCAGGACAACACAATGGTTCAACAATGGACAACTACATCAGAAATGTATACCTTCTTCAATCTGATCCCTGGAACACTATACAGTTTTGATGTGTTCACAGTTGTAGAGGGGCTGAATTCTACATTGGAACACATATCACAATACACAA GTCCTGGGGTAGTTCCAGACATCGTTGCCATAGGGACAACAACTAATATGTCCGTCTTGTGGCGTGCTCCAATGGGGCATGTGGATTCTTACAATGTCCTATTAAACAAAGACTCCAAATCTGAACATTCAAAGATGGATCTAAGTAACTCGACTATGAGCACATTTTTTACAGACCTGAAGCCAGGGGTGCTTTACTGTGTAGTGGTGATAAGCAAAAGTGGACCTTTAGAGAGTAACAGTTCAACTTGCAACGCAACTT TTCCAAACCCTCCTGGACCCATAAGAGTTGAGTTGCAGACCGTCAGCTCCATTAATTTCACCTGGGACTTCCCAGATGATATGGATCACAATCAATACATATTCAGTATTGATTGCAAATCCGTAACAACAAACAACtggttatttttgaaaaacctCAATTCCGGAAGCCCATACTCAATTTCTGTTACAACAATTGGTGTGATGGAGTATAAAAGCGCAGCTGTGACAGCAAACAATTATACAA GACCGTATTCTGTGACCATGCTGAAAGCAGCAGACATAACCACAAATGCTGTCATGTTGGCGTGGGAGCAACCAGAAGAGAAGCCTAGTTACTCATACCTGGTTCATGTCACCAATGGATCGTTTCCACCATCTGAAGTGGTCTCCATGAACTTGTCGGCCACAATCTCTGGCCTTCTCTCCGGCAGCAACTACACCTTCACCGTTTCCACACAAGCAGCAGATGGCACGCTGGCAGCTCCTCGGAGCAACTCCTTCTTTACAC GACCGTATTCGGTGACCATGCTGAAAGCGGCAGAAATAACCACAAATGCTGTCATGTTGGTATGGGAGCAACCAGAAGAGAAGCCTAACTATTCATACCTGGTGCATGTCACCAATGGATCATTTCCACCATCTGAAGTGGTCTCCATGAACTTGTCGGCCACAATCTCTGGCCTTCTCTCCGGCAGCAACTACACCTTCACCGTTTCCACACAAGCAGCAGATGGCACGCTGGCAGCTCCTCGGAGCCACTCATACTTTACAC gACCATATTCGGTGACCATGCTGAGAGTGGCAGAAATTACCACAAATGCTGTCATGTTGGTGTGGAAGCAACCAGAAGAGAAGCCTAACTACTCGTACCTGGTGCATGTCACCAATGGATCATTTCCACCATCTGAAGTGGTGTCCAGAAACTTGTCAGCCACAATCTTCGGCCTTCTCTCTGGCACCAACTACACTTTCACTGTCTCCACACAAGCAGCAGATGGCACGCTGGCAGCTCCTCGGAGCAACTCCTTCTTTACAC GACCATATGAGATTAAAAATCTGGAGGCGCACACCTTAAACTCAACTGCAATACAACTGGTTTGGATGAAACCGTTGCAACACAAGCCTGAGTATACCTATCGGGTTGAAACAACTGGCTGTGGCttccaaaacaaaactgtgacaGAGGAAGTTGCCGTGATTTCAGAGCTCAATCCTGGGACACTGTGCATGTTCTGTGTTTTTGTCCAAGTAGGGGATGTCGTACAAGGGGAAGGACGCTGCATTCCTAAGTACACAA TGCCTGACGCAGTACAGCTTGAGATCTCCAGTCAAGGCTCGAATATGTCAGTACTGGTGTCATGGATTATCCCACAAGGGAATGTAGAGTTGTATAGTGTTCACCTCAACAGCTCTTCTACACATCAGTCACAGCAAGTGGAGTCGAGCAACAACTCTTCGCTTTTCGAGGGGCTGTCTGCTGGAACGCTGTACAGTGCCATGGTGATATCGCAAAGTGGTCCATTCAAAGTGTCATCTGAAGTTGTAACAAATGCTACCT TTCCAAACCCACCTGGGCCAATTGAGATCCTCACAAAGTCAACCAACTCAATACAAGCAAGATGGACAGAAGCCCCCTTGATGAATGGCACATCGTTCTTCTACCAGCTCACAAGTGCACCGTCTGAGGGAAGTGGATATATCAATACCACCAACACCAGTCATAATTTTGACTCCTTGCTCTCTGGGACCTCCTACAACATTTCCATAGCAACAATTGGGGTCTTGGGTTTTAGGAGCGAAGTGATTCATGCCTATTTGGTCACCACAA AACCCTTGCATGTGAAGTTTCTCAACACTTCCGCAGAAGAGGAAAACATCACAGTCACATGGTTTCAACCTGATGAATACAAGGAAAGCTATCGCTACAATTTGACCTGGCAAAGCACAGATTGGCCAATCAGCGGCAGTTTTGTGACTGACCAACCAATGCATACTATCAAAAACCTGATCCCTGGCAGTAGGTATAACTTTTCTGTCATGTCTGAGACTCGGGATGGAACTCAGGGTGCCCCCAGAAGGATTTCCACCTGCACAG ATGCCAGCCCAGTGAGAAATGCAACATGTGAAGGTCCAGACAATCCAAATGCAGAAATTATCTTGTCTTGGACTATACCCAGAGGCAAATTTCATGATTTCCGTATcactataaataatgtggaaatgATCAATGGGACAAGCATCTGTAACCAAAGCTGCAGCAAAATCATCTCCAACCTAAGTCACTATACGTCATACAACATAATGATGGAGACACTGAGTTGTGGGCAACCTGCTACTCCACTCTCCCTGCACTGCATGACTGGCATCACAG ACCCACCAATTCCAGAAAATTATGAGACACTGGCTACTGTTAACAAGAAAGTACACAACAGATTCACTATTCAGATCAATTCCAGCCTGATGGTTGAAACAAATGGGCCAATTACTCATTTTGGTGTGCTGGTGACAGAAAATATAAAAG AATCTGATGCGGCTAATTTGACAAACTACTTGGGGAAAACATATCAACAGTGGATTGACAAACAGTCTCCGGTATACCTGGCAACCATCAAGAAGAGAAATGCTCAATCACGCAGTGAAGAGAACATGTTGTCTGTAGACATTGGAGATGGTTCGGAATGGGAGGGCTACACCAATGGAGCCCTACGTGGCAATCGAAGATACCA GTATGCCATTGTATTGTTCACTAAAGTGATTCTGCAAGACAAGCTAATTAAGATGGGGTCAAAGGTCGCAATCACAAAGTTCTATCAAATGGTAAAGCTCCCACAGGACCCAG TTGTCATCAGCATTGCTGTCGGAGCAACACTGGGGATTTTCAGCATTCTCTTCATCATTCTCATTGGCTTCATTGTTTACTGGAAAAG GTTATCCAAAAAAGAATCCTCAGACATCCAGATTCATTCTTTGAG AAATGCAGCAGTGAGCGTGGAGGACTATGAAGCTTACTACAAGAAACAGAAGGCAGATTCCAATTGTGGCTTTGCGGAGGAGTTTGAG GACCTAAGGATGGTTGGTACATCCCAGTCAAAAGCATGTGCCCAGCTTCAAGAGAACAAGGGCAAGAATCGCTACAACAATGTACTTCCCT ATGATTCTTCTCGAGTGAAACTTTCTATCATTCATGGAGTTCCATATGATGACTACATCAATGCTAACTACATGCCG ggTTACAACTCCAAAAAGGAATTTATTGCAGCTCAGGGCCCTTTACCCGGCACTGTCAAGGATTTTTGGAGGATGATATGGGAGAAGAATGTGCACACCCTGGTCATGCTCACACGCTGTAATGAACAGGGCAGG ATCAAATGTGAGCAATACTGGCATTCAAGCACCAAGCACTTTGAATACATCCGTGTAACAACAACCTCTGAAATACCACTTGATGACTGGACCATTAGGGACTtcgaaattaaaaat GTGAAAACAGCAGAGACTCGTTCAGTTCGCCAATTCCACTTCACAGCCTGGCCCGACCACGGGGTGCCGGAAACCACTGAGCTTCTAATCAGCTTCAGACATCTGGTCAGAGAACACATGGACCAATATTCCATCAACTCCCCCACTGTGGTCCACTGCAG TGCTGGGGTGGGTCGCACTGGCACCTTCATAGCCATTGATCGTCTCATCTTCCAAATTGAAAGGGAAAATGTGGTGGATGTATATGGCGTCGTCCATGACCTGCGCATGCACCGCCCACTCATGGTGCAGACAGag GACCAGTATGTGATTTTAAACCAATGTGCAATGGATATAATCCGGTCAAGAACTGGGACAAATGTGGATCTAATCTACCAAAACACTGCGGCACTCTCCATTTATGAGAATGTGGAACCCAGAAAAGGTTATCATAAACACGGATACCACCATACATAA